A DNA window from Loxodonta africana isolate mLoxAfr1 chromosome 7, mLoxAfr1.hap2, whole genome shotgun sequence contains the following coding sequences:
- the LOC135231908 gene encoding olfactory receptor 5T9-like, with the protein MSVSSSGLDPYRIQVKNVTEVTMFILLGFTNDFELQVFLFVLFLGIYVFTLVANLGLVLLVVVDSHLHNPMYYFLSVLSFLDDSYSSVVTPKMLVNFLAENKAISFTACATQMLLFVTFGTTECFLLAAMAYDRYVAIYKPLSYSVNMSPRVYVPLITTSYVGGFLNATLHTVATFSLSFCASNEIRHVFCDIPPLLAISCSDTHINQLLLFYLVGSLELCNILIVLFSYGFIFMVILKMKSAEGRQKVFSTCGSHLTGVSIYHGTILFMYARPNSSYALDHDMIVSTFYTIVIPMLNPIIYSLRNKDVKKAMKKLFQRNWFVNKAHF; encoded by the coding sequence ATGTCAGTGTCGTCCTCAGGACTGGATCCCTACAGGATTCAGGTGAAGAACGTCACTGAAGTCACCATGTTTATATTGCTGGGCTTCACGAATGATTTTGAGCTGCAAGTCTTTCTCTTTGTACTATTTCTAGGAATCTATGTTTTCACTCTCGTGGCAAATTTGGGACTGGTTTTACTAGTCGTGGTAGATTCTCATCTCCACAACCCCATGTACTATTTTCTGAGTGTGTTATCTTTCTTAGATGACTCCTATTCTTCAGTTGTCACCCCAAAAATGTTAGTCAATTTCCTGGCAGAGAATAAAGCCATTTCATTTACTGCATGTGCAACACAGATGCTGCTCTTTGTCACATTTGGGACCACAGAATGCTTTCTCTTGGCAGCAATGGCATATGATCGCTACGTAGCAATCTACAAGCCACTTTCATATTCAGTTAACATGTCACCCAGAGTCTATGTGCCACTCATCACTACTTCATATGTTGGTGGTTTTTTAAATGCTACTTTACACACCGTAGCAACTTTTAGCCTCTCCTTCTGTGCATCCAATGAAATTAGACACGTCTTTTGTGATATCCCTCCACTCCTTGCTATCTCTTGCTCTGACACTCACATCAACCAGCTTCTGCTCTTCTACTTGGTGGGTTCGCTTGAGTTATGCAATATCCTGATCGTATTGTTCTCTTATGGTTTCATTTTTATGGTCATTCTGAAGATGAAGTCTGCTGAAGGGAGGCAAAAAGTGTTTTCCACTTGTGGCTCTCACCTAACAGGAGTATCCATTTACCATGGAACAATCCTCTTCATGTATGCGAGGCCAAATTCCAGCTATGCTTTGGACCATGACATGATAGTGTCTACATTTTACACCATTGTGATTCCCATGCTGAATCCCATCATCTACAgtttgaggaacaaagatgtaaaaaaagcaatgaaaaaattGTTTCAGAGGAATTGGTTCGTAAATAAAGCACATTTTTAG